The Brachybacterium huguangmaarense genome contains a region encoding:
- a CDS encoding alpha-amylase family protein, with protein MVGGGDIAAIGPDSPIDAEQFVRYAQCAALFPMMQFSLNPARVLGAEALAAVQAAVALRQSLVPEIGALVEAAARSGEPVLRPLASHHAGTEDVTDQFLLGEDVLVAPVLTPGATTRRVFLPRGRWTPIGTALGGTAEVIVGDDPAVLDLPVQLGTLRMWRRAA; from the coding sequence ATGGTGGGCGGCGGCGACATCGCGGCGATCGGCCCCGACTCGCCGATCGACGCCGAGCAGTTCGTGCGCTACGCCCAGTGCGCGGCGCTGTTCCCGATGATGCAGTTCTCCCTCAACCCGGCCCGCGTGCTCGGCGCCGAGGCGCTCGCCGCCGTGCAGGCGGCGGTCGCCCTGCGCCAGTCCCTCGTCCCCGAGATCGGCGCGCTCGTCGAGGCCGCCGCGCGGAGCGGGGAGCCCGTGCTGCGACCGCTCGCCTCCCACCATGCCGGGACCGAGGACGTGACCGACCAGTTCCTGCTGGGAGAGGACGTGCTCGTCGCGCCCGTGCTGACACCGGGAGCGACCACCCGCCGCGTCTTCCTCCCCCGCGGCCGGTGGACGCCGATCGGCACCGCGCTGGGCGGCACCGCGGAGGTCATCGTCGGCGACGATCCCGCTGTCCTCGACCTCCCCGTGCAGCTCGGGACCCTGCGCATGTGGCGGCGCGCCGCCTAG
- a CDS encoding dihydrofolate reductase family protein: MTATYTFDVFASLDGYGSYTAEGDWGGHWGTAGPEFLAHRTAPFGAPQRMVFGANTYREFIALLGPDVAEADLPDAWVAAMRRLPTTVVSSTLTEPLHWPHAEIASGDAVDVVARLKEESDVPLRSHGSLSMNWALLAAGLVDEIQLTVFPVITGRTGCDPVFGGAGDYDLELLESRVLDGRIQETRYRPTAHP, from the coding sequence ATGACCGCCACCTATACGTTCGACGTCTTCGCCAGCCTGGACGGCTACGGCTCCTACACCGCCGAGGGCGACTGGGGCGGCCACTGGGGCACGGCCGGCCCGGAGTTCCTGGCCCATCGGACCGCGCCGTTCGGCGCGCCTCAGCGCATGGTGTTCGGCGCGAACACCTACCGGGAGTTCATCGCCCTGCTGGGGCCCGACGTCGCGGAGGCCGATCTGCCCGACGCATGGGTCGCCGCCATGCGACGCCTTCCGACGACGGTGGTCTCCTCGACGCTCACCGAGCCCCTCCACTGGCCGCATGCCGAGATCGCGTCGGGAGACGCGGTCGACGTCGTCGCCCGGCTCAAGGAGGAGTCCGACGTGCCCTTGCGGTCGCACGGCAGCCTCTCGATGAACTGGGCGCTCCTGGCGGCGGGACTCGTGGACGAGATCCAGCTGACGGTGTTCCCCGTCATCACCGGCCGCACCGGCTGCGACCCGGTGTTCGGCGGGGCGGGGGACTACGACCTCGAGCTCCTCGAGAGCCGGGTCCTCGACGGCCGCATCCAGGAGACGCGATACCGCCCCACCGCCCATCCCTAG
- a CDS encoding GNAT family N-acetyltransferase — translation MTAAITLRPLTDADIEAHNAGEDDEVIRWLSGRASTVESTRRHIATLAANAEAIHRKRGWGIWWDERLAGYIDADPESTEVPAPGDVNIAYSVHPWARRQGVASAAVQAVCRRLEDEHVGRRTIIRADRRNAASIAVALHCSFAPVGEAPSPEERDENGRPVVYRVFARDLNG, via the coding sequence ATGACTGCGGCCATCACGCTTCGACCCCTGACCGACGCCGACATCGAGGCGCACAACGCGGGTGAGGACGACGAGGTGATCCGGTGGCTCTCCGGCCGTGCGTCGACGGTCGAGTCCACCCGCCGTCACATCGCGACGCTCGCGGCCAACGCCGAGGCGATCCACCGCAAGCGGGGCTGGGGCATCTGGTGGGACGAGCGCCTCGCCGGCTACATCGACGCCGACCCCGAGTCCACGGAGGTGCCCGCCCCCGGGGACGTCAACATCGCCTACTCCGTGCACCCCTGGGCGCGGAGACAAGGCGTCGCGAGCGCGGCCGTGCAGGCCGTGTGCCGGCGCCTCGAGGACGAGCACGTCGGCCGTCGGACGATCATCCGCGCCGACCGTCGCAACGCCGCCTCGATCGCCGTCGCGCTCCACTGCTCCTTCGCCCCGGTCGGGGAGGCGCCCTCGCCCGAGGAGCGCGACGAGAACGGCCGGCCTGTCGTCTACCGGGTCTTCGCCCGCGATCTCAACGGGTAG
- a CDS encoding siderophore ABC transporter substrate-binding protein encodes MTTLSRRHFGFAATAGALGLMAAACSSDNSTGGDAGASDAGGTASTVTVEDNNGQHTVATPPTSVVATDNNSFQTLSDWGVSLTAASRALMPTTIPYKDDESIVDLGNHREPNLEAVVAVEPDLIITGSRFSQYQDDFTSLAPDAVVLDLDARDDQPFEAELKRRVDVLGTIFGKEKEATALGEDLDASIARVKAAYDPAQKVMSVIVSGGEIGYSAPHVGRTFGPMYDVLGLTPALEVQGADDDHQGDDISVEAIADSNPDWILVMDRDAAVASEDSQPAAEVIEGSEALKNVTAVTAGHVVYMPDDTYTNEGIETYTEFFGSFADALEATS; translated from the coding sequence ATGACGACGCTCTCCCGCCGCCATTTCGGATTCGCCGCGACCGCAGGAGCTCTGGGCCTCATGGCCGCGGCCTGCTCGAGCGACAACTCGACGGGAGGGGATGCCGGCGCCTCGGATGCGGGCGGCACCGCGAGCACGGTGACCGTCGAGGACAACAACGGCCAGCACACCGTGGCCACCCCGCCGACGTCGGTCGTCGCGACGGACAACAACAGCTTCCAGACCCTCTCGGACTGGGGCGTCTCCCTGACGGCCGCCTCCCGCGCCCTGATGCCCACCACGATCCCCTACAAGGACGACGAGTCGATCGTGGACCTCGGCAACCATCGTGAGCCGAACCTCGAGGCCGTGGTCGCGGTCGAGCCCGACCTCATCATCACCGGCTCCCGCTTCTCCCAGTACCAGGACGACTTCACCTCGCTCGCGCCGGACGCCGTCGTGCTCGACCTCGACGCCCGCGACGACCAGCCCTTCGAGGCCGAGCTCAAGCGCCGCGTCGACGTGCTCGGCACCATCTTCGGCAAGGAGAAGGAGGCGACCGCCCTTGGCGAGGACCTCGACGCCTCCATCGCCCGCGTCAAGGCCGCGTACGACCCGGCCCAGAAGGTCATGTCGGTGATCGTCTCGGGCGGCGAGATCGGCTACTCCGCGCCGCACGTCGGGCGCACCTTCGGCCCCATGTACGACGTCCTGGGCCTCACCCCGGCGCTCGAGGTGCAGGGCGCCGACGACGACCACCAGGGCGACGACATCTCCGTCGAGGCGATCGCCGACTCCAACCCCGACTGGATCCTGGTGATGGACCGCGACGCGGCGGTCGCGAGCGAGGACTCCCAGCCGGCGGCCGAGGTGATCGAGGGATCCGAGGCGCTCAAGAACGTCACGGCGGTGACTGCCGGGCACGTGGTCTACATGCCCGACGACACCTACACCAACGAGGGCATCGAGACCTACACCGAGTTCTTCGGCAGCTTCGCGGACGCCCTCGAGGCGACGAGCTGA
- a CDS encoding ABC transporter permease, whose translation MTRSPTDALAPPRRGRGRLLDPRLLIGVLVVAALLVLSLLTGQYDVFGAEDGADMFAITRIPRTIALVLAGAAMSMCGLVMQLLTQNRFVEPTTTGTTEWAGLGLIAAMILIPGASIGTRMVFAIVAAFVGTMVFFLFLRRVTLRSSLIVPIIGIMLGAVVGSVSTFIALQFDMLQNLGVWFAGSFTSVLRGQYEYLWIVVLVVAAVFVAADRFTVAGLGEDVATNVGVNYNLVVLVGTTLVAIATGVVTVVVGNLPFLGLIVPNIVSMVRGDDLRSNLPWVCLLGIAIVTVCDLVGRTVIAPFEVPVSLILGVVGAAVFILLLLRQRRHG comes from the coding sequence ATGACCCGCTCCCCCACCGACGCCCTGGCCCCACCCCGGCGGGGCCGGGGCCGCCTGCTCGACCCCCGGCTCCTGATCGGCGTGCTCGTCGTCGCCGCCCTGCTCGTGCTGTCCCTGCTCACGGGCCAGTACGACGTGTTCGGCGCCGAGGACGGCGCCGACATGTTCGCCATCACCCGCATCCCGCGCACCATCGCGCTCGTCCTCGCGGGCGCCGCCATGTCCATGTGCGGCCTCGTGATGCAGCTGCTCACCCAGAACCGCTTCGTCGAGCCCACCACGACGGGCACGACCGAATGGGCCGGGCTGGGGCTGATCGCCGCGATGATCCTCATCCCGGGAGCCAGCATCGGCACCCGCATGGTGTTCGCGATCGTTGCGGCATTCGTGGGCACCATGGTGTTCTTCCTCTTCCTGCGCCGCGTGACCCTGCGCTCCTCGCTCATCGTGCCGATCATCGGCATCATGCTCGGCGCCGTCGTCGGCTCGGTCTCCACGTTCATCGCCCTGCAGTTCGACATGCTGCAGAACCTGGGAGTGTGGTTCGCGGGCTCCTTCACCTCGGTCCTGCGCGGGCAGTACGAGTACCTGTGGATCGTGGTGCTCGTGGTCGCCGCGGTGTTCGTCGCCGCGGACCGCTTCACGGTCGCGGGGCTGGGCGAGGACGTCGCCACCAACGTCGGCGTCAACTACAACCTCGTGGTGCTCGTGGGCACGACCCTCGTCGCGATCGCCACCGGCGTCGTCACGGTCGTCGTCGGCAACCTCCCCTTCCTCGGGCTCATCGTGCCCAACATCGTCTCGATGGTGCGCGGGGACGACCTGCGCAGCAACCTGCCCTGGGTGTGCCTGCTGGGCATCGCGATCGTGACCGTGTGCGACCTCGTGGGCCGGACCGTCATCGCGCCGTTCGAGGTGCCCGTCTCGCTCATCCTCGGCGTCGTCGGCGCCGCCGTGTTCATCCTGCTCCTGCTCAGGCAGCGCCGGCATGGCTGA
- a CDS encoding iron chelate uptake ABC transporter family permease subunit gives MAERAASGPFPTRRARTRYAVIVAVLALAALGFGFALLALDNPMAPGTRGFWLIAKLRATSLVVMVIVAVCQAIATVSFQTVTGNRIITPSIMGFESLYIAIQTSAIYLFGVAGLLRLQGTPQFVLQLVAMVALSAVLYGWLLSGRYANLQVTLLIGIVLGGGLGAIATFMQRLLTPSEFDVLSARLFGSVTNADADYLPIAIPLVVLAAAALWLNARRLNVLALGHDTATNIGVDHRRHTILTLVLVSILMAVSTALIGPMTFFGFLVATLSYQVVGTYDHRRIFPVAALLGFVVLCGAYVIMNHVFYAQGVVSIIIELVGGTVFLTVIMRKGRL, from the coding sequence ATGGCTGAGCGCGCCGCCTCGGGCCCCTTCCCCACCCGCCGCGCGCGCACCCGGTACGCGGTGATCGTGGCGGTGCTGGCCCTCGCCGCCCTCGGCTTCGGCTTCGCGCTGCTCGCGCTCGACAACCCCATGGCGCCCGGCACGCGCGGCTTCTGGCTGATCGCCAAGCTCCGCGCGACCTCGCTCGTGGTGATGGTGATCGTCGCGGTGTGCCAGGCGATCGCGACCGTCTCGTTCCAGACCGTGACCGGCAACCGGATCATCACCCCGTCGATCATGGGCTTCGAGTCGCTGTACATCGCGATCCAGACCTCGGCGATCTATCTGTTCGGCGTGGCCGGCCTGCTGCGCCTGCAGGGCACCCCGCAGTTCGTCCTGCAGCTCGTCGCGATGGTCGCGCTCTCGGCCGTTCTCTACGGGTGGCTGCTCTCGGGCCGCTATGCGAACCTGCAGGTCACGCTGCTGATCGGGATCGTGCTCGGCGGAGGGCTGGGAGCGATCGCGACCTTCATGCAGCGTCTGCTCACCCCGAGCGAGTTCGACGTGCTGAGCGCGCGCCTGTTCGGCTCGGTCACCAACGCCGACGCCGACTACCTGCCCATCGCGATCCCGCTCGTCGTGCTCGCCGCCGCGGCCCTGTGGCTCAACGCGCGACGGCTCAACGTGCTCGCGCTCGGCCATGACACCGCGACCAACATCGGCGTCGACCACCGTCGCCACACGATCCTCACCCTTGTGCTGGTGTCGATCCTGATGGCGGTCTCGACCGCCCTCATCGGACCGATGACCTTCTTCGGCTTCCTCGTCGCAACGCTGTCCTACCAGGTCGTCGGCACCTACGATCACCGCCGGATCTTCCCGGTGGCGGCGCTGCTGGGCTTCGTCGTCCTGTGCGGCGCCTACGTCATCATGAACCACGTCTTCTACGCCCAGGGGGTGGTCTCGATCATCATCGAGCTCGTGGGCGGCACGGTCTTCCTGACCGTCATCATGCGGAAGGGACGCCTGTGA
- a CDS encoding iron ABC transporter ATP-binding protein: MIEIHNVVKEYASDVRIGPIDLEIPAGGITALVGPNGAGKSTLLTMVGRLLRMDSGTIRVSGLDVATAKSRDLARVLSVLRQENHFVTRLTVRQLVGFGRFPYSQGRLTRADEDKISEAIDFLDLSGLESRYLDQLSGGQRQRAYVAMVLAQDTDYVLLDEPLNNLDMQHGVQMMKQLRSAARELERTIVVVLHDINFAAHYADRICAMKDGRVVEYGPTAEIMTSRTLTEVFNTEVDVIAGPHGPLAVYY; encoded by the coding sequence GTGATCGAGATCCACAACGTCGTCAAGGAGTACGCGAGCGACGTGCGCATCGGCCCCATCGACCTCGAGATCCCCGCCGGCGGGATCACGGCCCTGGTGGGGCCCAACGGGGCGGGCAAGTCGACGCTGCTGACCATGGTGGGACGTCTGCTGCGGATGGACTCCGGCACGATCCGCGTCTCGGGCCTCGACGTCGCGACCGCGAAGTCCCGCGACCTCGCGCGCGTGCTGTCGGTGCTGCGCCAGGAGAACCACTTCGTCACCCGGCTCACGGTGCGCCAGCTCGTCGGCTTCGGCCGCTTCCCCTACTCCCAGGGGCGCCTGACCCGCGCCGACGAGGACAAGATCAGCGAGGCGATCGACTTCCTCGACCTCTCCGGGCTCGAGAGCCGCTACCTCGACCAGCTCTCGGGCGGCCAGCGCCAGCGCGCCTACGTCGCGATGGTGCTGGCCCAGGACACCGACTACGTGCTGCTCGACGAGCCGCTCAACAACCTCGACATGCAGCACGGGGTGCAGATGATGAAGCAGCTGCGCAGCGCGGCCCGGGAGCTCGAGCGGACCATCGTCGTCGTGCTGCACGACATCAACTTCGCGGCCCACTACGCCGACCGCATCTGCGCCATGAAGGACGGGCGCGTCGTCGAGTACGGGCCCACCGCCGAGATCATGACGTCGCGCACCCTGACCGAGGTCTTCAACACCGAGGTCGACGTGATCGCGGGTCCCCACGGGCCGCTCGCGGTGTACTACTGA
- a CDS encoding helix-turn-helix transcriptional regulator yields the protein MDSARALGRARSDVDVSSRAGLPLHLFMEEAAAALSTVVPFVAGCFSTLDPATAMVAGTVKLDALAGRNDADVAWARIEYGGDDPTAMRRLVSTGRVSVGMDLETRGEIERSPRMAQLLLPEFDFHDEARVVCCDRAGAWGALSVFRGVDDAPFAREEVAILASLAPALTRGIRTGLLARTAALARAATEGPAVVIVDAHDRIVQASPASETLLRRLAAVPGAADPMTSVQVLISAARRLAAGDVATVPRVRARTADGAWMLLHAAPLSGLGERAGDVVVTIEEARPQDVTDLVAAAFGLTAREQQVVSMVLRGVDTRGIAAVLHLSPYTVQDHLKSIFDKAGVASRRELVARVYFDQYVDQSATLESPVP from the coding sequence GTGGACGTCAGCTCCCGCGCCGGGCTGCCCCTGCACCTGTTCATGGAGGAGGCGGCGGCCGCGCTCAGCACGGTCGTGCCCTTCGTGGCGGGCTGCTTCTCGACACTGGACCCCGCGACCGCGATGGTCGCCGGGACCGTCAAGCTCGACGCTCTGGCCGGCCGCAACGACGCCGACGTCGCCTGGGCCCGGATCGAGTACGGAGGCGACGACCCCACCGCGATGCGGCGCCTGGTCTCGACCGGCCGTGTCTCGGTGGGCATGGACCTCGAGACGCGCGGCGAGATCGAGCGGTCGCCGCGCATGGCCCAGCTGCTGCTGCCCGAGTTCGACTTCCACGACGAGGCCCGGGTGGTGTGCTGCGACCGCGCCGGCGCCTGGGGAGCGCTCTCGGTGTTCCGCGGCGTCGACGACGCACCGTTCGCCCGGGAGGAGGTCGCGATCCTCGCCTCGCTCGCCCCGGCCCTGACCCGCGGCATCCGCACCGGTCTGCTGGCGCGGACCGCGGCTCTGGCCCGGGCCGCCACGGAGGGGCCCGCGGTCGTGATCGTGGACGCCCACGACCGGATCGTGCAGGCCAGCCCCGCGAGCGAGACCCTCCTGCGGCGCCTCGCGGCCGTGCCGGGCGCCGCCGATCCGATGACGTCGGTGCAGGTGCTCATCAGTGCTGCCCGCCGACTCGCGGCGGGCGACGTGGCGACGGTCCCGCGGGTGCGGGCCCGTACGGCCGACGGGGCGTGGATGCTGCTGCACGCGGCGCCGCTGTCGGGTCTGGGGGAGCGCGCCGGGGACGTCGTCGTGACCATCGAGGAGGCCCGCCCGCAGGACGTCACCGATCTGGTGGCCGCCGCCTTCGGGCTCACCGCCCGGGAGCAGCAGGTGGTCTCGATGGTCCTGCGCGGTGTGGACACCCGCGGGATCGCGGCCGTCCTGCACCTGTCTCCCTACACCGTGCAGGACCACCTCAAGTCGATCTTCGACAAGGCCGGGGTCGCGAGCCGGCGCGAGCTCGTCGCGCGGGTCTACTTCGACCAGTACGTCGACCAGTCCGCGACGCTCGAGTCGCCCGTCCCATGA